In Diabrotica undecimpunctata isolate CICGRU chromosome 9, icDiaUnde3, whole genome shotgun sequence, the DNA window TTTGGCCCCACTAGACCCCTTCCTGCTAATTTAAACATTCCTAATTGTCAAAATAAACCAGATCAGACAGTTTTACAAACACTTATTtccaattacatttttaatttaatcacAAATATTCAAACTGTAGATGatataaaaacaataagtcaAGATAGTATTTACCATGGAATAAAAACGATTTTGGAGGATATTATCAATAAATAACATCTTCACAGAACttaaatcattaaaaattttgcaatggaaCGCTCGATTCGTTATTTCGAATAAAAACAGTTTACttcattttttaataactgaaaatattgacATTGCCTTATTAAGCGAAACTTGGTTCAAACTAAATCAGAATTATATAGTTAAAGGTTATAATGTAATTCGCCAAGATAGGTGACAAAACAACCATACCTTTTTGTCAAATAAATATTAGAAACAATTTTAACGATACAATTTTAGTCTGCGGTGCTATCGTTAAAATTAATACAACAGAATTAAGTTTTCTATCTATATATAGACCACCTAAAATTCGTACTTACAAAAACGATTGGATAAATATCTTCTCACAAGTCAAATCACCTTTTATAATTGGAGGAGATATGAATGCTCATAACTCATTGTGGGGCTCATTACAAAATGATGCAGTTGGTCACCAAATTGTTAGTAGTGTTGAGGATCTAGATCTAGATCATTTTGCTATAACTATGAATTTTTCAATAACCATTACATCGCAGgaaacaatttatccaaaaagcaAATGGAATATCAAAAAAGGAAATTGGTCCCTGTATACATCCTTAATTGAAAACATGTTTTCCAATAAAAGTAGCTCCCTTAATACTTATGAAAATTATAACTTTCTAATAGATTGCATTAATGATACTGCTATTAAATCTATTCctcaatacaaaatttttaaattcaaaaatcgaTCCCCTCCGCCATGGTGGGACCCAGAATGTGATCTGATAATTAATAACAGAAAAGAAGTATTAGCAGTTTATAAACGTTCACCAAGCCCTGATAATTATCTAAAATGTCAGAAAAATATTGCTCATACTAAAAAGCAGCTGAAACAAAAAGCCAAAGCTAGTTGGATCAAATGGTGTTCTAATTTAAGCAAAAATACTTCTTCTAAAGAAATATGGTCTCAAGCTAACAAAATGAACCGAAAATCATATAATACTACAAAACCCTTCAATGATACTTTATTAGACGACTTCTTTAATAGAGTATCTCCTCCATGGGTTCAACATTCACCTACACAACCTACACAAAGTCATCattcaaataattactttttgttaaaaccTTTTACAAAAACTGAATTAGACTTCGCCCTTAAAAACCGCATTAACACTTCTCCTGGAATCGATCATGTAAAATACTCCATGTTAATCAACCTACCAGAGGTTGCAAAAATCCATCTTTTACATATCTTCAATGATATCATCAAAATTAACAAAGTTATCGATTTCTTCAAAAATATCTTATTCGTTCCTATCCTTAAACCCGGAAAGGATCTAAATTTTGTGagttcatatagaccaatatccttacTCTCTTGCGTATTCAAAATCCTAGAAAgacttataaaatttagattagattGGTGGATACAAAAAGAGAATTtactttaattactatttaaatgggaataagccacaattaaaggttaaaatacgtttattgacgtttcaatttccacttcggaaatcgttctcaaaatacaaacattagtaaattaaacaaattttgtttttttttgttacttcgtgaaaaattcttctaataatttaattttatctgactcatctatattgacaattcagacataccttatacattttaaagtagacgactttaaaatgatattgccaatattgttgagttgcgttcctgggacgactttacttataagatagttcattcgattacatgaaatcaactttaacttgagaatatccgtcagaaaagatcaaacatgtaattcgtctttaaaaagacaaatacatgccatgatgacagtaaaattctcctgttagtgattccatagtaaattatgagggaaaaaccaggaaaaaaaacctcataatactatcccgacatggtaagtatttgatcgtgcatttagtttaccttcaataataaacaccaaattccgattttatatgtttgttatttaaaaaacataaatgatgtattctctatatgttactgacttaccaatactggtattttccttttaataacttctttATTGAAGATTTACTTTTCGATATGATATCAAattgaagttattaaaaggaaaataccagtattggtaagtcagtaacatatagagaatacatcatttgttttttaaataacaaacatataaaatcggaatttggtgtttattgaaggtaaactaaatgcacgatcaaatacttaccatgtcgggatagtattatgaggttttttcctggtttttccctcataatttactatggaatcactaacaggagaattttactgtcatcatgacatgtatttgtctttttaaagacgaattacatgttatgatcttttctgacggatattctcaagttaaagttgatttcatgtaatcgaatgaactatcttataagtaaagtcgtcccaggaacgcaactcaacaatattggcaatatcattttaaagtcgtctactttaaaatgtataaggtatgtctgaattgtcaatatagatgagtcagataaaattaaattattagaagaatttttcactaagtaacaaaaaaaacaaaatttgttttaatttactaatgtttgtattttaagaacgatttccgaagtggaaattgaaacgtcaataaacgtattttaacctttaattgcggcttattcccatttaaatagtaattaatttaaaatgccacaagaaaatagcttcagaacaatattgagaaTTTACTACCAGTAAACCAGTTTGGCTACAAAAGAGGTTTGGGAACTCTAGACGCTTTAACAACACTTGTTGTAGATATACAGAATAACTTAACTAGGAATAACTATTTAACAACCCTATTCTTGGATATTGAAGGAGCATATGAATCAGTTTGTTTGTCAACCTTGAAATTCAAAATGGTAAATTTCTTTCATTTGCCAATTGCTTTCGTGAACACAATTATCGGTTTCTATACAGACAGGATAATCTACGTCAGAGACCATAATAACAAACTAATAGGACCTCGACAGTCTCGACACAACTATCACGGTATACCACAAGGTTCGGTATTATGTACACCTCTGACATACATAATATGCAAATAaacattccatttaaaataatacaatatgcagatgacttttGTGTCTATACAgaaagtaaaaaatatgaaaacggtATACAAAACCTAAGCAGAGTATGGAGTTCTCTTTTCCCATGGTACTTAGAGAACGGCTTAAATTTATCAATTGCCAAATCAGCAGTATCTGTCTTTACAAGACACAACCTTTCTCTAAATCAAAATATACTTCTTGATAATCaatcttttacatttaaaaaccaTGTCAAATACCTGGGCCTTATACAGGATAAAAAATTGACTTGGAAACAACACATACAATATATGCTGGATAGATATAACAAAGGTAGTAATTTTCTTAGAATGACAACTAAAGTCTGGTGGGGTTGCGATGTTGAAACAGCCTTATTGTTTTACAGAGCTTATATACGATCCATTATAGATTATGGTGCTACTCTTTATGACGAGAAGCAAGTGGCCCTGTAAGTTTCcttgtcgtatattcttctattaattatccgttagttTTGTATTAGGGATAGAGTTGTGTATTTGTCTGATTGGAGAATCTCttgcaactggctgaatgactaatgtctatgccattaaaaaaaatagcaaccaattacaaatgaGCCTCAATAAAAGCTTAGACAATTTCTTGTTTGAGGATATACAGGATGACCTAAATTTCCAAACTGACGAAGAATCAGATAATGATGATGAGTCATTAATTAATTCTAACAATGCTGTACCAGAACCTTCAAGTACATTAGCAGTAGATGTGACTCAGTCCATAGAAAATTATATAACAGAAGATGTCGAGGTAAATTCATTGCGTGAAATTGACTTGAGTCAGCAGAATGAGGCAATTTTAGATAGAAAGTGGCGTAAAAGAAAAATAACTACTGCATCTCCAGAATATATGTACCCAACACGTACAGTAGAGGATATTTTTGCTGGTTGCGAAACTGGAACTGACATCTTTATTTGCCTTTTAGGTTCCATAATTGATGATATAGTTTATCAGAGCAACTTATATGCTGTCCAAAGGAATAAGGttttgaatataaaaaaagatGAATTGATAACATCTTTAGGAATAAACATGTTCATGGAGTATCACAAGTTACCAAATTGGAGGCATTATTGGTCTAACAGCGAAGACCTAAAAACTGCAATCGTTCCTGCTGCAATGAGCAGAGACAGGTTTGATGCTATATTGAGTAATCTTCATATAAACGACAATACTAATATTAACACACAAACTCAAGATAAACTATACAAAATAAGGCCAATGATAGacaactttactttacttaatcagtagacccatttgtacctttcggtgttgggccgtttaaaatacaattcattacattacactatttgacggtcttctgaggtgtcctagctcttaacgaactttctccattccttcctattggatgccatctgtgttgcttcctgccaagtcttacccttactctgtagtatctgcgagatgtcactgttccattctttaatgggtcttcctcttctgttcttccctattggtttggcgtcccacactcttttaacttgtctattattgtccatccgggttagatgtccgaaccatgccaattttttctctttgattgactcgagtatcggtttgattttgagtctttctcttatttcttcatttctgattctatcagttctttttactcctatcgttcttctgaggtatttcatctctgctgcctgaattctgctctgatgtcttttgtttaatatccaattttctgctccatatgtcactgtaggtctatatattgttttgtatattgtcatcttggtctttgttgatatttctttgttattaaggaatcctctatttagtgcttggaatagttttcctgtgttttccattctattgttaaggtcatcctcgatgtctcctttgttgttgattactgttaagtatttgtatgaatttgtctgtattattttttgttggtctatcattacttctatttgatcttccgtcccttgtttccttgatattttcattatttgagtcttctctttgtttacgtttaagttgtatttgcttgcttctaggttccatttctctaagttgtatttcagtttttctgcagtttccgcaattaatactatgtcgtctgcaaatatacacatctcagcatttatcatttgcattctgttccaaccgatgcagtatttcttgaatgttttcttacattctttcactatctcatctattacatttatgaatagtactgggctgagacttcccccttgtctaactccttgggttgtttcaaatggttctgactgtatatttaacattcttactgtatttgttgttttcatgtatatactctttgttgcttctatcagttcttcacttacttgtttcttctttaggctttcccatatatcttttcttttgactgagtcgaatgctttttccatgtctataaagctcagatgtatttctttatttttctttaaggctttttctattacttgttgcatggtgaatatatggtcttgtgtgttgtgtcctttcctgaatccactttgtacatcctctaatttatgttctatttcttttctaattttcctttctattatggtttcgtatacttttgctgctacacatagtagtgatatacctctatagttcctacagtctcttgtgtttcctttcttgtatataggtataattactgcatttgccAATTATCTGGgaattacttttctcttccatattaggttatatatgtataacaatttttcttttgcttttactcctatatatttcatcatttctggtgctacttcatcgcttcctggtgcttttccaatctttatcttttttattgcttcttccagttcttctttttctatagtttctgtattttccgtgtttttcatggatactctcctgttgtggctttccttctccattgtattcgcttgatttccattcagtatcagctgaaaatgttccctccatctttccattattgtcttatcgtcgtttattattgttccttccttgttcattatttgtttcagtttcgtttctttgttgcttcttaggtttttcagtgttctgtaaaataattttacgttttctgtgctgttttcttccattttttccccgaattgttcccaacttttctttttctctttcttaactatctctttaacttttgttctttgtctcttataattttcatatttttgttgtgttttgtcttggatgtattctttccataatttcttcttttcttttatttctcttttcacttcatcgttccaccaagatgttcgttttcctctgttgttatttcttgtggttccacatattgatttagctgtttttatcatcgcatttttaaattttccccattcttcttctattgtttcagttatttcatgttcattatccatctctttctctagtccttctgagtatcttattctcgttgtttcttcccttagtttataaatttttattatttctttctgttttctgtttatgttctcatttctttttatttcttttcttttgcttttgaatgtggtttctagtagatagtggtcactaccaatttcataacttctttttacccttacgtctcttatccagttcttctctgttttttgcactatagtatagtctataattgattgttcgtctcttgatttgacttctcttgtgatcttgtgtatccttttatgttggaagtgtgtgttcataatcaccaggttattgtctagacagaattcgagtagtaattttccatttttgtttagtttgtgctccccataaggtccgatgacattgttccatttttgtgtttctttccccactctactgttcatgtctcctgtgatcacaattttctctgtacaatcatttatcacttcttgtaatttgtcccagaattcttttcgttttttgttgcgtcttcatctggtccataacatatgattaggtttgtattggattcctctgtatccatatctatgtctactcttagtatacgttcgttgtaatatatccaattttttattttgttgatactctccttctttatcatgcacgctactcctgcttgagctctcttcgtttcttccactctactgtatattagtaacattccgttttctaatattattgatccttttccttttttctttgtctctgttatagctactattttaatgttcttatctctaatttcttcccccagttctatttccttcccatttatacctctcacattccatgatgccattttccaaattgttttgttcttttctgtgtttaagttgtacttcaatttgtttttactcccgtttgtgttattatctttagatctgctcatgtccctgttctgtgcctgttttgtttctcggtccgttattgtgttttcttcagctagttttttgaactagttggttctgtattgtatgttattttttctatctggcttggtttttgattccatttccacttaatgccttcaataattatgaaaccatatccaatttttgtcctttttccattagtcttttcatctgctgctatcttcctaagatttctttgtatctctatctcttttaatgttaggtcacattctatatatactctatgttgcttatagtttataagtttacccttggctttcagtattttcattttatcttcgaattttttacattcgataacacacattgtttcatttatcttttgtaccctaggtatttctgattttactcccattttcgtttctatgaagttctccagTTGCTCTGCTTTTATTCTGTCTATTGGTAAGCCTCTCAtaattaggttatttttcttcttttctttctgacatgcttccaatgctatttctattttatctattttttgtttcatcgctgtcatttctttctttagattttcattttctcttattatttctttcatttgcaatttgtattcactattttccttcctaatttcttttagttcctcaatcatattacccattgtattttttatctcttccaggtcattgtttttctttttattatcgcttgctaTTTCTCTCATTAGTTCCATCATTTCGTTCTGGCTGCTGGTTTCATTCGTTGTTGGTTTCGACCTGTCTGGCGTTCGGCTCACTTTTCTGCTCCTGCTAAATATATGCTTTAtcctctttgctttttcttttaccatcttcatcaaccttaccatccgccatttttcttcttattcaagtaattaaagtatttataaatataaatattataaataacggttacggatctcgacaagcgccgcgcctacctctacagttaaatcttagcaattattctcgatcctaatcagtttcgacttctaccacttgtaaatacaaaaatacaatcaatatcaaaacagcaaataaattcagcctttataattctgtatagttttaccgaaacctgaataacagacctattgtttttgttgataattattacTGTTTATCTTTCTTAATCACCCGTCCAGCGTAAAAAGCTCAACTCGTTTCGACCACTCAGAAGTTTCACTTTTATCCGTAGGGCAATTAAAACTAACTATCAATTTAATACAGTTCAAAATCAGATAActgattatttacttacataaagGTCCCTTTCAAACACACTTTACACTAACTTGCATGCAGATTACACTCGAAACCccccaaaattggaatttaatttcgGAGCGACACTACACACGTCCTACTAGTCTGACCGCCAATCAATCAATCatttgaagttaaatgtgtcgatagcaattaaagtaaattgtatactcacgcttaatcaagccattaagagcgatgctgggaatatttatattccactaagcatcaacaatttacccatgtaaattactatctttcttgtactcattgcgttgagtaaggacgataaatatgcgaaaatggttgcgtttcgatttaatttgagcttcttaccactccctgacacgtgtttcattattttgtctataattgccgagtagccggtgcgttttggtttagtttgagttttcttacaagctctctctgatgacgggaagacccagaaacacgtgtcagggagtggtaagaagctcagattaaatcgaaacgcaaccattttcgcatatttatcgtccttactcgacgcaatgagtacaagaaagatagtaatttacatgggtaaattgttgatgc includes these proteins:
- the LOC140451025 gene encoding uncharacterized protein, giving the protein MNAHNSLWGSLQNDAVGHQIVSSVEDLDLDHFAITMNFSITITSQETIYPKSKWNIKKGNWSLYTSLIENMFSNKSSSLNTYENYNFLIDCINDTAIKSIPQYKIFKFKNRSPPPWWDPECDLIINNRKEVLAVYKRSPSPDNYLKCQKNIAHTKKQLKQKAKASWIKWCSNLSKNTSSKEIWSQANKMNRKSYNTTKPFNDTLLDDFFNRVSPPWVQHSPTQPTQSHHSNNYFLLKPFTKTELDFALKNRINTSPGIDHVKYSMLINLPEVAKIHLLHIFNDIIKINKVIDFFKNILFVPILKPGKDLNFVSSYRPISLLSCVFKILERLIKFRLDWWIQKENLL